In Halomarina salina, one DNA window encodes the following:
- a CDS encoding peroxidase-related enzyme (This protein belongs to a clade of uncharacterized proteins related to peroxidases such as the alkylhydroperoxidase AhpD.), translating into MSDETEPAMRNFPVPDYDDLPEDLQERIDEETEQAGFTPNVFSAMGYKPSHFRAFFDYHDALVEDTALEREEIEMLVVTVSGVNDCLYCVVAHGALVRIYSKDPKLADQLATNHRAADLNPTHRAMLDFAVKLTESPGRIDEEDLEALRLQGFSDEAIWDIASVVGFYNLSNRMAVVMDMRPNDEFYRLGRDQPSHSE; encoded by the coding sequence ATGAGCGACGAGACGGAGCCGGCGATGCGGAACTTCCCGGTCCCCGACTACGACGACCTGCCCGAGGACCTGCAGGAACGAATCGACGAGGAGACGGAGCAGGCCGGGTTCACGCCGAACGTCTTCTCCGCGATGGGGTACAAACCGAGTCACTTCCGGGCGTTCTTCGACTATCACGACGCACTCGTCGAGGACACCGCCCTCGAACGCGAGGAAATAGAGATGCTCGTCGTCACCGTCTCCGGCGTCAACGACTGCCTCTACTGCGTCGTCGCCCACGGTGCGCTCGTCCGCATCTACTCGAAGGACCCGAAACTCGCCGACCAGCTGGCGACGAACCACCGCGCCGCCGACCTCAACCCGACCCACCGCGCCATGCTCGACTTCGCCGTGAAACTCACCGAGTCGCCGGGTCGAATTGACGAGGAGGACCTCGAAGCGCTCCGCCTGCAGGGGTTCTCCGACGAGGCAATCTGGGACATCGCCAGCGTCGTCGGCTTCTACAACCTCTCGAACCGGATGGCCGTCGTGATGGACATGCGCCCGAACGACGAGTTCTACCGGTTGGGGCGAGACCAACCGTCACACTCGGAGTAG
- a CDS encoding MFS transporter — protein MTTGESDAAERPQSQADATFEPHEIRTVALAVVAGVFFGGVATGVAFPTLPLLDDLLGISAVVLGVILSANRIARLLMNAPAGTVVDAVGARRPMIVGLFVQGLAPFGYVAGLYVPSGTFAALPVVGPVSNAAAVFLLARTMWGFGSAFVFLGAFATITHVTTAANRGRWLGYMRGGQSLGFPTGLVVGGLMADLLGIAEAFLLAGVLAVVAGFVALVVLPDVAPSTDERTSLRELPAMVRREPRVVPIGVGNMTIRFTFGGVLLATVVKYAAETGVELGVLDAAGISGVVLGVGVVTASLTTFASGRVSDGLSNRASILVPAFLAMGGGLLTLAALPTLLGLFAGTALIGVGTGGAGPALLAILGDITPGDEIGRMGSVYNIMGDVGLSLGPLLAVPMVDDWFGFGTTYALCAAVVVLTLVVAAVPLVRSGTSAEAGA, from the coding sequence GTGACGACGGGCGAGTCCGACGCCGCGGAGCGACCCCAGTCGCAGGCCGACGCGACGTTCGAACCCCACGAGATTCGGACCGTCGCGCTGGCCGTGGTGGCTGGCGTGTTCTTCGGCGGGGTGGCGACGGGCGTCGCGTTCCCGACGCTCCCCCTCCTCGACGACCTCCTCGGTATCAGCGCGGTCGTCCTCGGCGTCATCCTCTCGGCGAATCGCATCGCGCGCCTGTTGATGAACGCCCCGGCGGGCACCGTCGTCGACGCCGTCGGTGCGCGCCGACCGATGATAGTCGGCCTGTTCGTGCAGGGACTGGCCCCGTTCGGCTACGTCGCGGGGTTGTACGTCCCCAGTGGAACGTTCGCGGCGCTGCCGGTCGTCGGGCCGGTGTCGAACGCCGCCGCCGTCTTCCTGCTCGCCCGGACGATGTGGGGGTTCGGCAGCGCGTTCGTCTTCCTCGGTGCGTTCGCCACCATCACGCACGTGACGACGGCGGCCAACCGTGGACGGTGGCTGGGCTACATGCGCGGCGGCCAGTCCCTGGGGTTCCCGACCGGACTGGTCGTCGGTGGACTGATGGCGGACCTGCTGGGCATCGCGGAGGCGTTCCTGCTGGCCGGCGTGCTGGCGGTCGTCGCAGGGTTCGTCGCGCTGGTCGTCCTCCCCGACGTCGCGCCGTCGACCGACGAGCGGACCAGTCTCCGGGAGCTGCCGGCGATGGTCCGCCGCGAGCCACGGGTCGTCCCCATCGGCGTCGGAAACATGACCATCCGGTTCACGTTCGGCGGCGTGTTGCTAGCGACGGTCGTCAAGTACGCCGCAGAGACCGGGGTCGAACTCGGAGTCCTCGACGCTGCGGGCATCAGTGGCGTCGTCCTCGGCGTCGGCGTCGTCACGGCGAGTCTCACGACGTTCGCCAGCGGTCGGGTCTCCGACGGGCTCTCGAACAGAGCTTCCATTCTCGTCCCCGCGTTCCTCGCGATGGGTGGGGGTCTCCTCACGCTCGCCGCGCTCCCGACGCTCCTCGGCCTGTTCGCTGGGACGGCACTCATCGGTGTCGGGACCGGCGGTGCTGGCCCCGCGCTGTTGGCCATCCTCGGCGACATCACGCCGGGCGACGAGATCGGTCGGATGGGCAGCGTCTACAACATCATGGGCGACGTCGGACTGAGTCTCGGTCCACTGCTCGCCGTCCCGATGGTCGACGACTGGTTCGGCTTCGGGACGACCTACGCCCTGTGTGCCGCAGTCGTCGTTCTCACGCTGGTGGTCGCGGCGGTCCCGCTCGTCCGCTCGGGGACGAGCGCGGAGGCGGGGGCGTGA
- a CDS encoding ABC transporter substrate-binding protein: protein MVRKPIDRRRVLQGIGAGIVTATAGCAGGGDGDQVPGDGTGDGGGGGGGGGGGGNGSDNDSGSGGGSTGEVLALTDYASEAWQAKWEDEIIPGFEEEVSPDYQVTTEYVGLQGTGEQRLTTLLQSGNPPEMYHGTITQVADLVAQGQTRPLDDTLSSLEEANGEMYFKSTVTVDDSVQMIPHGLYLGGTLNYRQDIYDTLGLSVPETWDQLLENARAISESDETNATGFAIAAQPAGKAGSDFDNFLRNAGGGVFQGTEGEEAEIWFDEQHVTETLTMMNDLAEFSPDPSSLNWGPTIENWVAGRIGQCIMNNAWLAGPAYAAGATEVALNTNIAPVPMQSDADPIDRGWALIDGTPVLSESDNPDGAIEFLEYMYGSPEAQADKNLVEPMRFLPPYQDILETDAYQSAEIFQAEDGHFLELNRRCFEEIAPNLSSDERPSTVATTYESRFQYDSEMVNSVVVQGNSPQQAYEDALAKLEQRFQEGQELASS from the coding sequence ATGGTCCGGAAGCCAATCGACAGACGGCGGGTGTTACAGGGAATCGGGGCCGGAATCGTCACCGCGACGGCGGGCTGTGCGGGTGGTGGGGACGGCGACCAGGTTCCGGGAGATGGAACAGGCGACGGCGGCGGGGGAGGCGGCGGCGGTGGCGGCGGTGGAAACGGGAGTGACAACGACTCGGGCAGTGGGGGCGGTAGCACCGGTGAGGTCCTCGCACTGACCGACTACGCCAGCGAGGCGTGGCAGGCGAAGTGGGAGGACGAGATAATCCCCGGATTCGAAGAGGAGGTGAGTCCGGACTACCAGGTCACGACGGAGTACGTCGGCCTCCAGGGCACCGGCGAGCAGCGCCTCACGACGCTGTTGCAGTCGGGTAACCCGCCGGAGATGTACCACGGCACAATCACGCAGGTCGCCGACCTGGTCGCGCAGGGACAGACCCGACCGCTCGACGACACGCTCTCGTCGCTCGAAGAGGCCAACGGTGAGATGTACTTCAAGAGCACCGTCACCGTCGACGATAGCGTCCAGATGATACCCCACGGTCTCTACCTCGGCGGGACGCTCAACTACCGCCAGGACATCTACGACACGCTCGGTCTGTCGGTGCCCGAGACGTGGGACCAGCTACTGGAGAACGCTCGGGCCATCTCGGAGTCCGACGAGACGAACGCCACCGGGTTCGCCATCGCCGCACAACCCGCCGGGAAGGCCGGGTCGGACTTCGACAACTTCCTCCGCAACGCCGGCGGTGGCGTCTTCCAGGGGACCGAGGGCGAGGAGGCCGAGATCTGGTTCGACGAACAGCACGTCACCGAAACGCTGACGATGATGAACGACCTCGCGGAGTTCTCGCCGGACCCGTCCAGCCTCAACTGGGGGCCGACCATCGAGAACTGGGTCGCGGGGCGCATCGGTCAGTGCATCATGAACAACGCGTGGCTGGCGGGACCGGCGTACGCCGCCGGCGCGACCGAAGTCGCACTGAACACGAACATCGCGCCCGTCCCGATGCAGAGCGACGCCGACCCCATCGACCGTGGCTGGGCGCTCATCGACGGGACGCCCGTGCTCAGCGAGTCGGACAACCCCGACGGGGCCATCGAGTTCCTGGAGTACATGTACGGCTCGCCGGAAGCGCAGGCCGACAAGAACCTCGTCGAGCCGATGCGGTTCCTCCCGCCCTACCAGGACATCCTGGAGACCGACGCCTACCAGAGCGCCGAGATATTCCAGGCGGAGGACGGCCACTTCCTCGAACTCAACCGGCGGTGTTTCGAGGAGATAGCGCCGAACCTCTCGAGCGACGAACGCCCCTCGACCGTGGCGACGACCTACGAGAGCAGGTTCCAGTACGACTCCGAGATGGTGAACTCCGTCGTCGTCCAGGGGAACTCGCCACAGCAGGCGTACGAGGACGCACTGGCGAAACTCGAACAGCGCTTCCAGGAGGGACAGGAACTCGCCTCGTCCTGA
- a CDS encoding RDD family protein: MFDWFPSRRPPDPAVDSATPRLLGRRALAVVVDLLLCYFVLEAIPLALVVWLLPGLAEANTTALFVGSVVALAPVSVVYGFYFEWRYARTPGKELTGLVVTTPDGIPPGIVACGVRNLLRYVDFLPVGYLLGVLVAGLSSDGRRVGDRVAGTLVVRPRATVEREQRAPTDGREERTGRA, from the coding sequence GTGTTCGACTGGTTTCCCAGCCGACGCCCTCCCGACCCGGCCGTCGACTCGGCCACGCCGCGACTGCTCGGTCGCCGAGCGCTCGCCGTCGTCGTCGACCTCCTCCTGTGTTACTTCGTCCTCGAGGCGATTCCGCTCGCGCTCGTCGTCTGGCTGCTGCCCGGTCTCGCGGAGGCGAACACGACCGCGCTGTTCGTCGGGAGTGTCGTCGCGCTGGCACCCGTGTCGGTCGTCTACGGCTTCTACTTCGAGTGGCGCTACGCCCGCACGCCCGGCAAGGAACTGACCGGTCTGGTCGTGACGACGCCCGACGGGATACCGCCCGGCATCGTCGCTTGCGGTGTCCGGAACCTGCTCCGATACGTCGACTTCCTCCCGGTCGGGTACCTGCTCGGCGTCCTCGTCGCGGGTCTGTCGAGCGACGGTCGGCGCGTCGGGGACAGAGTCGCCGGGACGCTCGTCGTTCGACCCAGAGCGACGGTCGAGCGCGAGCAGAGAGCCCCCACCGACGGACGAGAAGAGCGGACGGGCCGCGCCTGA
- a CDS encoding ABC transporter ATP-binding protein: MVQVHAQDLRKEFGSLVAVEDFNLTIDEGEFVTLVGPSGCGKTTTLRMFAGLETVTSGTLLFGDRDVTDLPPQERDVALLFQDIALYPHMSVRDNMAYGLKIAGYAKADRYERVEETADLLQITDLLDNRPTDLSGGQQQRVALGRSMVRDPAMFLFDEPMSDLDAKLKRDLRPLFEEVTKEIGCPTLYVTHDQEEAMTMSDRIVVMNDGHIAQVGGPEELYDDPDSEFVGTFIGQPTMQTFEGTVVEEDDGLAVAVGEHRWPVSTRNGLREYTGNPIRVGVRPQDISVSDDASNGIAGEHALDEPLGDRTNSFFDTREGRVTVVTPKGFRGEGRTYGLQPSSSHLRLFDPESGLRIR; the protein is encoded by the coding sequence ATGGTACAAGTTCACGCACAAGACCTTCGCAAGGAGTTCGGCTCGCTGGTCGCGGTCGAGGATTTCAACCTCACCATCGACGAGGGGGAGTTCGTCACCCTCGTCGGCCCGTCCGGCTGTGGCAAGACGACGACGCTGCGCATGTTCGCGGGGCTGGAGACGGTCACTTCGGGTACACTGCTGTTCGGTGACCGGGACGTCACCGACCTCCCGCCGCAGGAGCGCGACGTGGCGTTGCTGTTCCAGGACATCGCGCTCTACCCGCACATGAGCGTTCGCGACAACATGGCCTACGGGCTGAAGATAGCGGGCTACGCCAAGGCGGACCGGTACGAGCGCGTCGAGGAGACGGCCGACCTGCTCCAGATAACCGACCTGCTCGACAACCGGCCTACGGACCTCTCGGGCGGCCAGCAACAGCGCGTCGCACTGGGTCGCTCGATGGTCCGGGACCCGGCGATGTTCCTGTTCGACGAACCGATGAGCGACCTCGACGCCAAGCTGAAACGCGACCTCCGGCCGCTGTTCGAGGAGGTGACCAAGGAGATCGGCTGTCCGACCCTCTACGTCACGCACGACCAGGAGGAGGCGATGACGATGTCCGACCGTATCGTCGTGATGAACGACGGCCACATCGCGCAGGTCGGCGGGCCCGAGGAGCTGTACGACGACCCCGACAGCGAATTCGTCGGGACGTTCATCGGCCAGCCCACCATGCAGACGTTCGAGGGGACCGTCGTCGAGGAGGACGACGGTCTCGCCGTGGCGGTCGGCGAGCACCGCTGGCCGGTGTCGACCCGGAACGGCCTCCGAGAGTACACCGGGAACCCCATCCGCGTCGGCGTCCGCCCGCAGGACATCAGCGTCTCCGACGACGCGAGCAACGGCATCGCAGGCGAACACGCGCTCGACGAACCGCTCGGCGACCGGACGAACAGCTTCTTCGACACGCGAGAGGGACGCGTGACCGTCGTCACCCCGAAGGGGTTCCGCGGCGAGGGCCGCACGTACGGCCTCCAGCCGTCGTCCTCTCACCTGCGCCTGTTCGACCCCGAGAGCGGCCTGCGAATCCGCTGA
- a CDS encoding carbohydrate ABC transporter permease, producing the protein MSTLDDDQEGDPTSRRARNGPGLTRRLPYAARRFLLRFGTVGSALLLGFVMVFPIYWMAQNAFKTRLAINQGVTWFPSGEAFTLERFDIINNGAVVTYITNSIIVTVGTIVMVVAVSLVAGYGLARYDFRGKVQFARFLLLGYLFSPIVLALPLYLIWRRTGLLNTHIGLIIALSAVSMPFAVWLMWKYIQTIPEAMEESAWIAGAPRWRGFVDVILPQTKPAIIANALFAFGLAWNDFTFAQILLPSNDATTFPPGILRLVNSSFETGYGDFMAVGLLMTVPPLLFAFFLQSYLLKGFEIRAL; encoded by the coding sequence GTGAGCACCCTCGACGACGACCAGGAGGGCGACCCGACCAGCAGGCGCGCACGGAACGGCCCCGGACTCACCCGGAGACTCCCGTACGCCGCCCGTCGGTTCCTCCTCCGGTTCGGGACGGTCGGGAGTGCACTGCTGCTCGGGTTCGTCATGGTGTTCCCCATCTACTGGATGGCACAGAACGCGTTCAAGACGCGACTCGCCATCAACCAGGGGGTGACGTGGTTCCCGTCCGGTGAGGCGTTCACGCTCGAACGCTTCGACATCATCAACAACGGCGCGGTCGTCACGTACATCACCAACAGCATCATCGTCACCGTCGGGACCATCGTGATGGTCGTCGCGGTGTCGCTCGTCGCCGGCTACGGCCTGGCGCGCTACGACTTCCGCGGGAAGGTCCAGTTCGCCCGGTTCCTGTTGCTGGGCTACCTGTTCAGCCCAATCGTGCTGGCGCTGCCGCTCTACCTCATCTGGCGGCGGACCGGCCTGTTGAACACGCACATCGGTCTCATCATCGCGCTGTCCGCGGTGTCGATGCCCTTCGCGGTGTGGCTGATGTGGAAGTACATCCAGACCATCCCCGAGGCGATGGAGGAGTCCGCGTGGATAGCGGGCGCCCCGCGCTGGCGGGGGTTCGTCGACGTCATCCTGCCCCAGACCAAGCCCGCCATCATCGCGAACGCCCTGTTCGCGTTCGGCCTGGCGTGGAACGACTTCACGTTCGCCCAGATCCTCCTGCCCTCGAACGACGCGACGACGTTCCCGCCGGGCATCCTCCGGCTGGTGAACTCCTCGTTCGAGACGGGCTACGGCGACTTCATGGCGGTCGGCCTGCTGATGACCGTCCCGCCGTTGCTGTTCGCGTTCTTCCTCCAGTCGTACCTGCTGAAAGGCTTCGAGATCAGAGCACTGTAA
- a CDS encoding carbohydrate ABC transporter permease encodes MGVDERVRDDGGFARGGVRIGRLRISEDGFWGGLTILPVLFLYTLIAILPVGFALWASLHQIPLTRPAWTFVGLENYARVFELDRFWGSMWRGTIFMVGSTLVQLAVGLWMALVINRMDRGQRLLSTFVFTSYLIPTIIVTLIALFMLDPFVGVVHQFGTDLGLWENYVLGAARADLPLIGEFSLALPAVILIGSWKFSVFITIFALAQLRSIPDRFYEAAKICGATSWEMFRDITLPRLKGAILVAVLLRSVFMFNKYDIIWQLTQGGPGYETTTMPILAYRETFQGSAYGLGNAIAVVMFCFLAVGAIAYFMAFNPSQEVDT; translated from the coding sequence ATGGGCGTCGACGAGCGCGTGCGGGACGACGGCGGATTCGCCCGGGGCGGTGTGAGAATCGGGCGACTCCGCATCTCGGAGGACGGCTTCTGGGGCGGGCTGACCATCCTGCCCGTCCTGTTTCTCTACACGCTCATCGCCATCCTGCCCGTCGGGTTCGCGCTGTGGGCTTCGCTTCACCAGATACCGCTGACGCGGCCGGCGTGGACCTTCGTCGGGCTCGAGAACTACGCGCGGGTGTTCGAGCTAGACCGGTTCTGGGGGTCGATGTGGCGCGGGACCATCTTCATGGTCGGGTCGACGCTCGTGCAACTGGCCGTCGGGCTCTGGATGGCGCTGGTCATCAACCGCATGGACCGCGGGCAGCGACTCCTGAGCACGTTCGTGTTCACGTCGTACCTCATCCCGACCATCATCGTGACGCTCATCGCGCTGTTCATGCTCGACCCGTTCGTCGGCGTCGTCCACCAGTTCGGGACGGACCTCGGCCTGTGGGAGAACTACGTGCTGGGGGCGGCGCGGGCCGACCTGCCACTGATAGGCGAGTTCAGCCTCGCGCTCCCGGCCGTCATCCTCATCGGGTCGTGGAAGTTCTCGGTGTTCATCACCATCTTCGCGCTCGCACAACTGCGCTCCATCCCGGACCGCTTCTACGAGGCGGCGAAGATCTGCGGGGCGACGTCGTGGGAGATGTTCCGCGACATCACGCTCCCCCGACTCAAGGGCGCGATTCTCGTCGCCGTCCTGCTGCGCTCGGTGTTCATGTTCAACAAGTACGATATCATCTGGCAGTTGACGCAGGGCGGACCGGGCTACGAGACGACCACCATGCCCATCCTCGCGTACCGCGAGACGTTCCAGGGGAGCGCCTACGGACTGGGGAACGCCATCGCCGTCGTGATGTTCTGCTTCCTCGCGGTGGGGGCCATCGCGTACTTCATGGCGTTCAACCCGAGTCAGGAGGTGGACACGTGA
- a CDS encoding acyl-CoA dehydrogenase family protein — MDFSEPDEAVQIKKALDDFIDREVAPLESEHPEFLGEDYERHIVDDDYYQVPEYREIRETIREKAVEAGFYGMGMPEEVGGGGVDVLTKAIVTEHLANRPPGFHSAIMGGAGGPTPILLAGDEAQREEYLEPLMAGEITTCFALTEPAHGSDPQYMDARAEKDGDEWVIDANKYWITNGPYADFAMVFARTSGEDGEYEGITCFLVDADAEGYSVEKVHRTMGLTPGGQCELRFDGVRVGEDKVLGEVDHGFQTAMNWIGGGRISIAANAVGSSQFLLDLAVDYARDRETFGKPIGHRQGISFQLADLATDIEQTRHLYRYAAWKMDNDERARKEESMAKLRGAQLNNQAADVAMQVHGGSGFMKDLPIERQYRTARVLRIFEGTDEIQKRTIARELI, encoded by the coding sequence ATGGACTTCAGCGAACCGGACGAGGCGGTCCAGATCAAGAAGGCGCTCGACGACTTCATCGACCGGGAGGTCGCGCCGCTTGAGAGCGAACACCCGGAGTTCCTCGGCGAGGACTACGAACGCCACATCGTCGACGACGACTACTACCAGGTTCCCGAGTACCGCGAGATTCGCGAGACCATCCGCGAGAAAGCCGTCGAGGCGGGGTTCTACGGCATGGGGATGCCCGAGGAGGTCGGTGGCGGCGGCGTCGACGTTCTCACCAAGGCCATCGTCACCGAGCACCTCGCGAACCGACCGCCGGGGTTCCACAGCGCCATCATGGGGGGCGCGGGGGGACCGACCCCCATCCTGCTGGCGGGCGACGAGGCACAGCGAGAGGAGTACCTCGAACCGCTGATGGCCGGCGAGATTACGACGTGCTTCGCGCTGACCGAACCGGCCCACGGGAGCGACCCGCAGTACATGGACGCCCGTGCCGAGAAGGACGGTGACGAGTGGGTCATCGACGCCAACAAGTACTGGATCACGAACGGTCCCTACGCCGACTTCGCCATGGTGTTCGCCCGTACCAGCGGCGAGGACGGGGAGTACGAGGGCATCACCTGCTTCCTCGTCGACGCCGACGCGGAGGGGTACAGCGTCGAGAAGGTCCACCGGACGATGGGCCTGACGCCGGGCGGCCAGTGCGAACTCCGGTTCGACGGCGTCCGCGTCGGCGAGGACAAGGTGCTCGGTGAGGTCGACCACGGCTTCCAGACCGCGATGAACTGGATCGGTGGGGGGCGCATCAGCATCGCCGCCAACGCCGTCGGCAGTTCGCAGTTCCTGCTCGACCTGGCCGTCGACTACGCCCGCGACCGCGAGACGTTCGGCAAGCCCATCGGCCACCGACAGGGCATCTCGTTCCAGCTGGCCGACCTCGCGACCGACATCGAGCAGACCCGCCACCTGTACCGCTACGCCGCGTGGAAGATGGACAACGACGAGCGCGCCCGCAAGGAGGAGTCGATGGCGAAACTGCGGGGCGCACAGCTCAACAACCAGGCGGCGGACGTGGCGATGCAGGTCCACGGCGGGTCGGGGTTCATGAAGGACCTCCCCATCGAGCGCCAGTACCGCACCGCCCGCGTCCTCCGCATCTTCGAGGGGACCGACGAGATTCAGAAGCGGACCATCGCCCGCGAACTCATCTGA
- a CDS encoding MBL fold metallo-hydrolase — MDGSGEREQVDGACVTVHRVEFSIEWPPWTVAAYLIPGDEPILVDAGVPGETGEAELVDGLADHGYAPDDLAHLLLTHPHSDHLGQVPALREAGVTVYAARQTLDRLRRDEAALETGVRETARAVGLDEDTAEAQVDRALDSLRRNRRLLPPDEVDIGFAFGESVDVGSRSVTPLHTPGHQADHAAFALTLGDERVLFSGDVLVEPFRSAALNVGLDRGADDAVREYYRAYDALDGRPFDRVYPGHGPVFDTFDEVLDASRERLDEMVADVFEAVPENEAASAVAVTEARGKRLDPPAALLDTIGALGYLATSGRIVVDVTDGVRRYRRSGRD; from the coding sequence ATGGACGGGTCGGGCGAACGAGAGCAGGTCGACGGGGCGTGCGTCACGGTCCACCGCGTCGAGTTCAGTATCGAGTGGCCACCGTGGACCGTCGCGGCGTACCTGATTCCGGGGGACGAACCGATACTCGTCGACGCCGGCGTCCCCGGCGAGACGGGTGAGGCGGAACTCGTCGACGGTCTCGCCGACCACGGCTACGCACCGGACGACCTGGCCCACCTCCTGCTCACGCACCCGCACAGCGACCACCTCGGGCAGGTGCCCGCACTGCGGGAGGCCGGAGTGACGGTGTACGCCGCCCGACAGACGCTCGACCGTCTCCGACGCGACGAAGCGGCCCTCGAAACCGGCGTTCGCGAGACCGCTCGTGCGGTGGGTCTCGACGAGGACACTGCGGAGGCACAGGTCGACCGCGCGCTCGACTCGTTGCGGCGGAACCGCCGACTGCTCCCGCCCGACGAGGTGGATATCGGGTTCGCCTTCGGCGAGTCCGTCGACGTCGGGTCGCGGTCGGTGACGCCGCTGCACACGCCCGGCCACCAGGCCGACCACGCCGCGTTCGCACTCACGCTCGGCGACGAGCGAGTCCTGTTCTCGGGCGACGTACTGGTCGAACCGTTCCGCTCGGCCGCGCTGAACGTGGGCCTCGACAGGGGGGCCGACGACGCGGTGCGCGAGTACTACCGGGCGTACGACGCCCTCGACGGACGACCGTTCGACAGGGTCTACCCCGGCCACGGTCCCGTCTTCGACACTTTCGACGAAGTCCTCGACGCCTCCCGCGAGCGACTGGACGAGATGGTCGCGGACGTCTTCGAGGCAGTCCCCGAGAACGAGGCCGCCTCCGCCGTCGCCGTCACCGAGGCCCGCGGGAAACGCCTCGACCCGCCAGCGGCGTTGCTCGACACCATCGGCGCGCTCGGCTATCTTGCCACGTCGGGACGAATCGTCGTCGACGTGACCGACGGCGTCCGTCGCTACCGTCGCTCGGGTCGAGACTGA
- a CDS encoding class I adenylate-forming enzyme family protein, translated as MHISDTTPAGRTGNAANLFDDTVRTHGDALAIEATGYRMTHEELQGATRAFAGGLHDLGVGPDDTLLLYLPNCPQYLVAALGAFRAGVVVSPANPQYKARELSYQLDDADVDAVVTHPVLRDHLAGGIEQSDTDPVVVTVDTGGEDAPTEVDGDAGDDVAFRSVRGDPVTVDREDGDVALLPYTSGTTGQPKGVRLTHRNFRAQLLTTLASYGEVAGDEVKSLLYLPLYHITGFTHTAMQPLVSGGSLYLRNPTDWDAGEAMTTIETEGITHFVGVTAMYVDMVNAESFGDHDLSSLVQAAEGGAKMSVAVQREFEDTAGIEMTEGYGLTETNGATHSQQRSTFGPRHGTIGQPLRMVDARIVDETGEEVPLGETGELLVRGAQVMAGYHDLPDATAEAFTDDGFFRTGDIARRDPDNYFEIVDRKKHMIVTAGYNVYPSEVEELLHEHDAVAEAAVVGVPDERRNEVPRAYVVVRPGVEAGVDVESEDLVQYCLDRVAEYKHPREVVFADELPRTASGKIQKFKLVDGDGVTVAESED; from the coding sequence ATGCATATCTCTGACACGACCCCGGCCGGGCGAACGGGGAACGCGGCGAACCTGTTCGACGACACCGTCCGGACGCACGGGGACGCACTCGCCATCGAGGCGACTGGCTATCGGATGACGCACGAGGAGTTGCAGGGGGCAACGAGGGCGTTCGCGGGCGGTCTCCACGACCTCGGAGTCGGACCCGACGACACCCTGTTGCTCTACCTCCCGAACTGCCCCCAGTACCTCGTCGCGGCGCTCGGTGCGTTCCGTGCGGGCGTCGTCGTCTCGCCCGCCAATCCGCAGTACAAGGCACGAGAGCTCTCGTACCAGTTGGACGACGCCGACGTCGACGCCGTCGTCACCCATCCCGTGCTCCGCGACCACCTCGCGGGTGGCATCGAGCAGTCCGACACCGATCCCGTGGTCGTCACCGTCGACACGGGCGGCGAGGACGCGCCGACGGAAGTGGACGGCGACGCGGGCGACGACGTTGCGTTCCGGTCGGTTCGGGGCGACCCGGTGACCGTCGACCGCGAAGACGGCGACGTGGCGCTGTTGCCCTACACGTCGGGGACGACCGGTCAGCCGAAGGGCGTCCGACTCACCCACCGGAACTTTCGCGCACAGTTGCTCACGACCCTCGCCAGCTACGGCGAGGTGGCCGGCGACGAGGTCAAGAGCCTCCTTTACCTCCCGCTGTACCACATCACGGGGTTCACCCACACCGCGATGCAACCGCTCGTCAGCGGCGGGTCGCTCTACCTCCGCAACCCGACCGACTGGGACGCTGGCGAGGCGATGACGACCATCGAGACGGAGGGCATCACCCACTTCGTCGGCGTCACGGCGATGTACGTCGACATGGTCAACGCCGAGTCCTTCGGCGACCACGACCTCTCCTCGCTGGTCCAGGCCGCCGAGGGCGGTGCGAAGATGTCGGTCGCGGTCCAGCGCGAGTTCGAGGACACTGCGGGTATCGAGATGACCGAAGGGTACGGCCTGACGGAGACGAACGGCGCGACCCACTCCCAACAGCGCTCGACGTTCGGCCCGCGACACGGGACCATCGGCCAGCCCCTGCGGATGGTCGACGCCCGCATCGTCGACGAGACGGGCGAAGAGGTGCCGCTCGGCGAGACGGGCGAACTGCTCGTCCGCGGCGCGCAGGTGATGGCCGGCTACCACGACCTTCCAGACGCCACCGCCGAAGCGTTCACCGACGACGGCTTCTTCCGAACCGGCGACATCGCGCGCCGCGACCCGGACAACTACTTCGAGATCGTCGACCGGAAGAAGCACATGATCGTCACGGCGGGCTACAACGTCTACCCGAGCGAGGTCGAGGAACTGCTCCACGAACACGACGCGGTCGCGGAGGCCGCCGTCGTCGGCGTCCCCGACGAGCGACGCAACGAGGTGCCCAGAGCGTACGTCGTCGTCAGACCCGGCGTCGAGGCGGGCGTCGACGTGGAGAGCGAGGACCTCGTCCAGTACTGTCTCGACCGCGTCGCCGAGTACAAACACCCCCGCGAGGTCGTGTTCGCCGACGAACTCCCGCGAACGGCCAGCGGGAAGATACAGAAGTTCAAGCTCGTGGACGGCGACGGAGTGACGGTCGCCGAGAGTGAGGACTGA